From the Callospermophilus lateralis isolate mCalLat2 chromosome 10, mCalLat2.hap1, whole genome shotgun sequence genome, the window CAATAACAAGGGTGGCATCATTCCAAGGTTGAACAGACAATTGCTGGCAATTATCCTCACAGAAGTATTTTTGTTTGAGGTTGTGGTTGTGGCAGAATCTTTTGTGACAGTTGTTATTGTCAGGCAATCAAGTGTGAGGACCCTTCCTTCACGGCACAAGTTAACTCCATTTTGGTTCTGACAACTTTGACCTAGTTGTTTTGTATCAGGGTTTCTGCTAGCTCTAACAGaatgtttaattttctgtttttggGAGTCGAAGAATGATCTGTGAAAGCCACATTATCAGATTGATTATAATATCATAAGGAGTTCATGATGTTTTCTAGAACAGCTTCCTGACCTCCTCTCCCTTGGGAGTGGAGGGCTAAGGACACCCATCTTCAGCTTTTTGTAATTTTGGAGctcattcacatttttctttcaaaatgggCTCTCTAGGACCTTGAAGATACAGTTGAAGATATTCACCTCTTTTCCATGTTTGCTTTCCTAGGTACAGGAAGAGGGCTGATGAGCAGAACACCCCTGCGGGTGAGAACTTCTCTTTTGTCCTTGAAACCTAACACAGATTTTGGTGCTTTGTTTTTGTGGTTCAAATCAAGTGAATCGAAAGTACTTTACTTATAACTATTTCTCTTACGATTCCGTCAAGTAGGGTTAAGTTTGCTTCATATAAAAGACAAAACCGAGTGTCTCAGTGCTTAAAAACAGTGCAGAAGTGTATTTTGCTGTCATTTAATAAAGCCTAGAGGGGCCAGACCTGTGGCCTTCAGAGGCTCAGACTCCTTCTAGCTCTCTGTCCCTCCCTAAGCCTGTCTAGGCTCCTGGAGCAAAAGGAGGGAGCAAGGGGGAAAGGCAGTGCAGGGACCCTCCCTGGAAGGATGTTCCCAGTTCCGCCCCCATTGGCCAGTGTTCTGTTGCTCGGCCTGGCGGCTACTTGGGAAGGAAAAACCTGCTGCCTTTTCTTTGGCCCCTTGCTCTTTAAATGGGACTCTGttaggagaagaaagagagaagtcATTTTGGTGTAGGCCTCTTCCTAACGCTTCACCACATCAAGGTTTAAAAATCAGGTCATATTGTAGATGCGTGAGGGGTGCTGTTCGTGATACGGGAGGAGAGCCTGAGCAAGTTGGGGACAAGGCCTGATCCAGGGGTTGCTGCCAACTCTGGGATTGGCAACGAGATTCCAGTCCTTCCTGCTTCTGTTTCCTTACCTGGTAAATAAGGAGATGATCTTTAGGTCCCTTTTAGTTTTTCTCTGTGGTATTTTAGAGCATTATGTGATGCatacttctttaaagttagaaatTAATTGCTTCCTTTACCTTAAGTTtatctaaacttttttttttttttggtgttgtgtatttttatatgcaaagccTCCCTCAACCCCTGAGCTACACCTTCCGaccctaaatttatttttaattcctttatttaatttgttttaaactcAGCTAAGAAAATGATACCTTTTGATGTTGTATTCTATTGTgctgcttttatatttttattagttttcaaTTTTAATGGTGGTAAGATACATAAAACTTAGTTTGCCATttggaccattttttcatgtacagttcagtagtgttaagtatattcacattgttgtgcaatattttgtatattttcagaaaggcATAATAAGTCAATTATGCCTTGACTTATTTGAAGCAGAATTTGAGTAGAAGAAATAGACCTCTCATATATATAGCAGTATCTATAAGTAGTTTTTGTTGAAATTATTAAACGATAATTGGTAGTTGCTTCACTTGTACTTTCAACTGTGACTTCTTAATTAAACTTTTTGAAAGTAGAGACATTTTACATGTAGTGAAATGCACAGATCTTAACTGTATAGCCTGGAGAATTTATTTGTTAAAGAGATATTTATCAATCAAGTTATaggatgttttatttatttatttttttaaagtagaagATCATGGGATGTCTACACTGATCACCTGCTTTATAGATTCAGAAACCATAAATTGAACCTCAAAGAGCTTTGAGATAATTTGCTGACTGGTTAAATTACTGATGCTGGTTAAAATGAAGGCAGTTCTTCTATCTGCTTCTTAGTGCTCTATTTGGTGATTGTTACTGGTTCCATAATGTTGTACACTACCAGTGTCTCCAGTGTCCAGTGCCTATTTGTTACTTTTTGTCATAGTTTTTTCCTCTCCGTGGTTGTATCTTAGTAAGAGAAACGAAAATGTACACTTTTGCAAGTGGTAGAATGAGAATCTGTGTGCTGGGCTGCCCTCTCTGGCACAGATCTCAGAGATTAGGCCATTGCCTGCTCACTTGGATTTCActggatagttttttttttttttttttttttttttaagagaaaggggTCTCATTATGTTGCACAGGCTGGTGCCAGACTCCTGGGCTCAGTTGATCCTTCTGTCTCTGCCTCCTGAATAGTTGAAACTAAGCAGCATGCTGCTGTGCCAGGCTTTGTTGGATGGAACTTTTTTGAGTGGTTTGTGCCTGTGCCCCGAGGTATCACTGGTTCCTCAGATAAGAAATTAGAAGAACTATATGGTTTCAAGTGTTTCCATGTTTCCTTCCTGTGCCGGTTTGACAGGTGGGAGTCATTCCCATTCTGAACCTTTAATTCTGTGTGGTTGTTGAACCTAGTGTTGGAGGGAACTCATCTGCTGACTCAGGGAATTGGGAGTGAGCCTGCTGTTGGGCTCATGTGGCAAGTAGTAGGGACTTTTGGGTAGATGATTGCGGGATCAGTGACTTCACAATATGTAAGTCCATCCCAAAATGCTGGCGTCCtaaactttactttttttttggcaAGGAGGGACAGATGATTATTTCGTTGCCTGAGAGTTGCCTGCTCACCACGGAAACAGTGATTCGAAGCTACTTAGGGGTGTACATTACTAAGTAAGTGGCCACATCATGTTAATCTGGTGCCAGTGTTTCTCCTGAATGCCTTTGTCATGGCAAATGTGTTATCCAAGGCACAATTCAGATGCTTGTCTAGTAGATAAATACCTGAACTCAATTGAATGCAAATTGAAAGGTATATTCTGTCCTAGAAGTTTATTCTTCATGCACATAAACTGCATTTTGAAGTCTTTAATAAACTGCAGGGGACACAGGTGTGAGTCCTGACCCATCACCTAACTAGAAAGTGGAGGTTAAGTGGGACCATATATGTAAATCACAGCCAAGTGCCTTAATAGGTAGCAGTTGTTCCCTTGGTCATAGTAGGTATCCATGGGGGTTAGTTAACCCTTTTTTTAGTTTAAcccttatttttatgtgcttgaATTCTTCCTCAACTATGAAGAGCTTTAATATTATGAAAGAATTAATTCTCTTTAGGTAGAGAGAGGAGGTGAAGTGGGAGTTAAGAAAGCTGAGAGTATTTTTGGCTTATTTCTGGTGGGCATTGGTTTGGGTGCACCTCAGCGGAAGGAGTTTCTACATTATGGGGTTGAAAGGTTGTGCTGTTGCTTAATCCCAAGGACAGCTCTGGGCACCGCCCTTGCATCTTTGTATTGGCTGATTGGGGGCAAGGTTGCCCTTAGGGTTAACCTTTTCTCATtcattctttagttttaggtggaatgCATCTCAGTATAAGAATCTGGATATTTGGATATTAAAAGATTAATGATAACTTTTTCTAAACACATTCATGCCACATGAGATATTTTATCAGTAATTATTTAACCAAAATTATGTAATTTCTAACAGAGCACGTAAGTTTAGTGAGTGTATTATGATTTCACTCAGTTTCCTGTCCAGGTTAGTACCGTCCTGTAGAATGTTGGGCAATGACAGAGGTGTTTTATTTTGCATTGTCTAAAATGGTAGCCACTGGCAAAAATGGCTTTTGAGTACTTGAAATGTGACTTACCATACTAAGGAACTgacttttaaatattaatttaattctAAATAAACAGCTACATATACTTAGTGGTCCATATATTGGATGGTATACGTCTAGGTTTTTTTTCCACCAATTTTTTCCCCCACTGTATTTTATACCCTTATCCAGGTGAAACCAATGGCTTATGGCAAAAGCTTTCAAACAGGAGAACAAAGTTGAAAGCAAAGAggtgttttattgatttttgttttcaaaaacatGTAAAAAATCTTGTAAACAGTCCTGGAATCTGTAGAGTCAGCTTTTCTGACACATAAATGTGGCTTTTTGAGGTCCCTGATCGGGATGTGCTTTGGAGAAGAGCCTTAAGGAAGGAGACAGTTCTCTTGGTATGTTAAGTCAACGTAGGGTGTGTTGACCGTTTGAGCAAAATTCTTCCTGCAGCAAACCAAAGTACTTAGCTTATTCCATATTTCAAGTCAGAGTAACTCCTTCAATCTGACCTtaatttttcaaggtggaagCCTCGTCCATCTCCTCTGCTGGCTCTGTGCACCTTTTTAGTGTCAGAAAGGCATGCTGGGGACCGGTCTCTCTGGAAGCCTTACTTGCAGATTTTACCCAAGACCTACACCTGCGCGGTTTGTTTGGAGCCAGAAGTGGTGAATCTTCTACCCAAAGTGTTAAAAGCAAAGACTGAAGAGCAGCGAGCCCACGTGCAGAAGCTTTTCACCTCCTCCAGAGACTTTTTCTCTTCCCTGCAGCCTCTGTTTGCAGAGCCCATTGACAGCATCTTCAGCTACAGCGCCCTCCTGTGGGCCTGGTGCACTGTCAACACCAGAGCTGTGTACCTGAGGCCTAGGAAGCAGGAATGCCTTTCCGCAGAGCCGGATACCTGTGCGCTTGCTCCATACCTGGATTTGTTGAATCACAGCCCTCATGTCCAGGTGAGAAGCTGACGTGGTGACACACGTTCTGTTTTGATAGAAAGATTTCAATGTGTAGAATCTGTGACTTTGAATAGTGAGTGAGACCAATGGGGAAAGTGTAGCTGACTTCGGGTAAATCAATGGGACCCACCTGTCTTTCGTGCATTCTGGGTTTTTCTTTTTGACTCCATTGTCCTTCTGGAATGCTTTTTCTTTGCCCCATTTCTCCGCTTTGCTGTCCAGGCCTCAggagccctgggctccatcctctAGGCTACCTTTACCAGCAGCTTGCCTTCCTTCATGCTCCTTCTAGACCGGGGCCAAGGTCTAGCTTCTTTCCTGTCCCATCCCTTTTGCACTTGGTGGCATGGCTGTCAGAGCATTAACCTTTGCTCTGATCACTGAGGGACTCCTCCTTCCTGCATTAAGCAGCAAAATCTTTGTGGATGGGGACTTTTTGTTCTCTTTGGAACCCCAGGGCTTAGGGCAGAGTTTGGCATATAATAGATGTTTGGTAAACTTTTATTAATTGGATGAATATTTGTGGGGAGAGGAGTCAGGAAATCATGAAGAATCCTGCTTTGGGAGATAGCCACAGAGTTACAGATACCCTCTTTCCCTGCCCTTTCCTTTGGTGGCAGGTATGGAAGATGGGTGTGTCTGCAGGGTAAATGGGTATGCTGAGGTAAAGGGCTGACTTTCAGGGTGGAGAGGAGTTCCCATCAGTGGGCTTGTCTGTGGGTGAGGGGTGCACGAGGGATGCACTGTGCAGGTGAATGGCTGGCTCTGCTTGTGCTCTTCCCTTTATGTGACATGTGCCACGAGAACATCAGAGGTGCCAGTGAGAGGAGATTGGGGAGGCCTGCTGTGCTTGCTTAGGCCCAGGACAATGCCTGGCCTGTCCAATTATCCCTGCTACAGAAAGATGCCTTTTCCACAGTGTGACCCACAGAGATCAGGGGTCAGAGGGGTGTTTCTGTTGATACATACGAATAATGCCAGGGTGTGCAGTGCCGTAGGATGCTGGACTTAGGGACTCAGTCACTACACATTGGCATGACTTTATTTTGATGGGGCTTTTGGTGCATTTATGCTTCAAAGCAGTGATTTTTATAGACTACTGTAGGAAGACCATGAACTGCGGCCTGTgggtgtgtggcctgggttcctgAGCTTCTAAGAATGGCTAGTACAGTCTTAAAGAATTACCCAAAAATAACTTATGACAGAGGCCACAGCTCagctttttagttttatatttaaaataatctctAACAAATTTCCATTCTAGGTAAAAGCAGCATTTAACGAGAAGACTCGTTGTTATGAAATTAGAACAGCTTCTGGTTGTAGAAAGCACGAGGAGGTATTCATCTGCTATGGTCCGCATGACAACCAGCGGCTGCTGCTGGAGTATGGCTTTGTTTCCCCCTGCAATCCTCATGCTTGTGTTTATGTCTCAAGAGGTTGGAATCAATTTTGCTTTTCTTATTAAGACAATTTTTTGTCCCACTTGGATATGttgttattttgaattttattaaaaatagtaaAACCTTGAAACATACCTACACATCATTTACTTCATCCTAGATAGAGCTAGCCTTATTGTTTCTAACTGTGCAGTTTCAATATTGAACTCAAAACAGCAAAGCTTTGGTTGATAAAGTGGATAAGAAGAACTGAGCAGAGTTTTATTGCACTATATCAGAGGTCTATACTGGAAGAAACCTAGACCTACACTGTCCATGCAGTGACCATTGGGTGCATGGagctgtttcaatttaaattgcttacaattaaatgaatatttaaaattcattCCTTAGTAAGGCAAGTCACATCTCAAGTGGTTGAAAGCCATTTCTGACTAGTGGCCACCATACTGGACAATGCAAAAGGAAAGGAAGATTGCTAAGGAGATAAGTATAGTATTATTAGATCTAaggaaatggaaatatttgtaCTGAAGCCTTGTTACTGAAGATAGGATTAGAAAGCAGGGAATGAAAATGTTAAGACATCTTTAAGACACAGTGCTAATCAAAGAGGTAAGTGTAATATGTAATCCTATGTTTGGAGATTAATgccatggtttaaaaaaaattgatttcgCTTGTGTTCTTTTGTGGTCTGCTAACTAGCCATGTCAttgatgataatattttaaaataataatttagtcATTAAATTTATGATGTGAAAATTCCAAATTTAGTATTAGAAATAGTACATAGAAGgctgatttttgtttttcttctgaaGTAGTAGAGGTGGTTTGGAGGTCATGAAGAAATGTCTAGAGATTTCCCCAGTGTATAATTTGAAGTGGTCATGTGTAAGTTGAAAGGGACATAGAAATGGTCAAGGTTATATATTCATCCTTTACACAGACTAATAATACtcctcaaaatataaataaaacgaCTAAAATTGGGCCTTACAGAGTCTCTTGGAAAGCTTGCTTTGAGATTGGCTCATGCTTCAGAATTCTGATAACTTTAATATTGATGGTTATGAAATGATAGTTGTCAAataaattaatttgaagaaaaatcacccttttgttaaaaaataaagaaggggcTTTGGGTACAgtccagtagtagagcacttgcctaatatgtgcTAGGCCCTACCACCATAGAAAGAAAAAACCCTTCTTACCCTGTCCTATTCTCCAAATAACTgtcaatttttacatatttgcattttttttttgtaatcgcAACTAGTCATTATTATGCTATTTGAATTCTGCCTTTTAAAAACTCTTGTTACAAGACTTCTCTCATGTTTTTACAAGCCTGTGTTTTGTTGGTTGTGGTTTTCCAAGTTATTATCATGCCTTAATGACCTGGTTTTGTTCATTGATTGACTTAATGGGAACATGAACTCAGCTTGTGGGTGTTCTGTCCTGAGGCCTTGGAATTCTTAGTTTTTCAGGGACTAAATAATGATCTCAGTGAATTGGACTTGAAGAGTAGATTTCCTTCGTGTGACTTAGGAAAAACTGTTTATACTTGATCCTAATGGGAAGGAAAGTAAGTGCAGATGGAGAGGGAAGATAACTTTTGTGTGAATTATACCCTAAATCTctgtatgaattttttttaatgcagataCACTTGTTAAATATCTTCCATCAACTGATAAACAGATGAACAAAAAGATTTCCATTCTAAAAGATCATGGCTTTATAGAGTAAGTGTTTCCCTTTCCCTTTTGAAATTACTCTTTTAGGAAGTTTTCATGAAAAAATTGAGGGCTGGATTTTCCATGAGACACCTCCTAACTCCATCAGTCACTGGTAGGTGTTAGTTGAGCACTTACTGTGTGCAGAAAAGTGGTGCTCACTGTTGTGGAGGAGAGGACACAGGactaagacactttaaagaaacttatttgaggggctgggattgtggctcagtggtagagcgttcgtCTAGCATGTGagcggctctgggttcgatcctcagcaccacgaaaaaataataaaataaaggtatttcatccaactacaactaaaaagaaaagaataaaaaaaaaataaaaaacaaacttgaACCATTCAATACTGTATTAAAAGAGAATCCCCTGCCTTTGCCTTGTGGCAAGGTGGGATGGGCTTCAGGAAAACCAGTCACCAGCATCATGGTGCAGGCTCTGGGGAAGGGGGTTGGTGGTTCCACACTACACGGGTAGATAGGCCTTTGGGTTTTCCCTTCcaaattttctttgaggataaaaTTAAGATTTAAAATTAAGAGAGCTCTCACATAGCAATTGAGTGAGAGCTGTCTGGCTGTGGTAGCATCCAGATTCTTCCATCATTCATCACTATGAACTTTGTCCTGTGCCCCTTTGCTGTGTATCTCTTAACCAAGTTTTGCTTCTTACTAAAATTGATTGGAAGATagctttttattctctttctctcttttttttttgtaccagggattaaacccaggggtgcttaaccactgagccacatccctagaccttttattttttattttgaaacaaggtctcactaagttgcttacggcTTGGCTAAATTGCTCAGACTAGCCaccaactttcgatcctcctgactcaacctcctgagctgctaggaataCAGATGAGCGCCACCACACCCGGCagctttttattctttaaaaaaatttaaaaagagaattttCTGTTTCTTAGACTTTATTCTTAAGTATTATTAAGTATTTATTCTTAAGTATTGTTTTGACCAACATCATAGAGGTAACAATGTTCTGTGAcctcattttaaaaaagtttggcttagaatacaacagaccctagtatggcaatatataaatcaatggaagtgtaactgatgtgattctgcaatttgtatacggggtaaaaatgggagttcataacccacttgaatcaaagtgtgaaatatgatatatcaagaactatgtaatgttttgaacaaccaacaataaaaaaaaaaagtttggcttATCAAACATTTGTCATGGTGTCATGAAATACTGAAATGACAGAAATGTCTTTGTTTTTCTACTTTTAGAAATTTGACATTTGGATGGGATGGGCCGTCTTGGAGGTTACTCACAGCTCTTAAGTTGTTATGTCTGGAAGCTGAAAAATTGTAAGTTCCACGTGTATTGGTCTGAATTTGTAGCCACAACCTAGACACAATTTGAGGGGGTTTTGGCTTTTATTTAAATAGCCaaacagagaaaaaagaaaggccaTTCTGTATGTAACTGACTCATCCAGGGCGTGTTTTACCGTTTCAACCGTTTCTGGCATTCTGGTTTTAGAGTCATAATCACGTACATGGCTCTGGAAGTTTTCATTCTCAACTCTTGGGTTTCTCTGCTGGTGACCTGATGGCTTTTGTGAGCAGTGTCACCATTCAGCATCAAGACTCAGAGTAGTTCTGCTTTTCCTGGGAGCAGCAGAGCTCCTCACACAACCCTGCCTGTCAGTTGCCAGGGCAGACCCAGAAGCTGTGTTAAGAGCCCTAGAGTTTTCCATGGGGAGACAGGTGGAGGAGCCCCGGCAGGCTCCCTCGCATTCCTGTGAAGCTGTCAGTGCCACTCGCAGCAGCCGCCTGTCAGCACCTTTGGGCGTGCTCTGCCCAGCACAGGGCTGCTGCAGCCTGGGGCCTCCTCAGGGAAGCAGCCTTCATCTTGCTGCTGTCCAGCATGGAGGGAGGACTTCTTGAAGACGGTGAGGCCTGAGGAGTAAATGAATAATGCTTAGAAATTGCTCTTAGCACGGTGCTGGATGTAGTTGGTGCTCACTCAGTGCTGCGTGCTGGGCATGATGCTGCCTTCTTCTCTTCCTGTAGGAACTTGGGAAATAGATGATCTCAACCATGGGCAGCACAGATTTGCACTGTGCGGGTCCTTATACatggatttttttggaaatttgcaGTAATTTGAAAAATCTTACAGATGAACTGCATAGCCTACAACTActttaaaaattaggaaaaagTTAGCTATGTCATGAAAacatcaaatatgtatagataatAGTCTATTTTATCATTTGCCACCATAAATATACAGAAGGTTAAATTTTATCAACATTTATGCACAAACACATCAGAAAGATGCAGTTTTAAATCGTTAACTGCATAAAAATTCAGTAAGTGAATATTGTGTTACTGTAATACTTTTGTACCCCTCCTGTTGATGTTTGGTGTTTAGAATGTCTGCTTAAAACTCTGCTGATAATCTCTGCCTGAGCATTTGTTTCTGCAGTAAGTTATATATCACAGTAAAAGCCATTTCTCGCAGCCTTTGTGTGTTTTTCGCCATGTATGATACACACAGCACACAACATATGTATTAATCGACTATATTATTGTCAAGGCTTCCAGTCACCAGCAGGCTAGTAGTAGTTGAATTTTGGGGGAGTCAGCAGTTATCTGTGGCTGGGACAgtggcacctgtaatcccagcaacttgggagattgggtcaggaggatcaaaagtttgaagccagcctcaacaacttagtgaggctctaagcaacttaaagagaccctgtctcaaaaataaaaagggctggggatacagttcagtggttaaatgcccctgggttcaatcccatatatatgtggatttttaattgtGTGTCAGCACTGCCAGCTCCTGGGTTGTTCAAGGGTCAGCTGTAGGTGTTTTCACTCTCAGCAGATGGTGTGTTCTGTTACTGATatgtttgtttcttttcattataaaagAAAGCTTGGGAATATTTGTGGTCCTCCCAAATGTACAAACATCCTGATTCATTCCTGACTGTACTCtatttttcctctttgttttttcctttgactTGTTCTTCCCATTCGtttgttttacatttattttgttttgtgcagACCCATGCAAGTGTTTTTAAATCTTTCTCAGAACAAGCCAGATATGAGAGCTTTTCAGGCACTTCAGCCTAAAGTTAAAGCAACTGGACATTTTCCAGAGGTCATCCTTAGGCCTCTTTTCTTCCCTCAGAGTCACTTCTGTGTCGGGTGCAGGAAAAGCAGGTGGTGGGCTTCTGCCTATTGGGGGTTTGCGAGCTGGTCGCCTCCCACCCTCTTGTTCTGTCCGGCCAAGGTCTGCAGCT encodes:
- the Setd4 gene encoding SET domain-containing protein 4 isoform X1; translation: MQKGRGRTSRIRRRKHLRSSESRGVNESYKSEFIELKKWLKNRKFEDRNLTPARFPGTGRGLMSRTPLREGQMIISLPESCLLTTETVIRSYLGVYITKWKPRPSPLLALCTFLVSERHAGDRSLWKPYLQILPKTYTCAVCLEPEVVNLLPKVLKAKTEEQRAHVQKLFTSSRDFFSSLQPLFAEPIDSIFSYSALLWAWCTVNTRAVYLRPRKQECLSAEPDTCALAPYLDLLNHSPHVQVKAAFNEKTRCYEIRTASGCRKHEEVFICYGPHDNQRLLLEYGFVSPCNPHACVYVSRDTLVKYLPSTDKQMNKKISILKDHGFIENLTFGWDGPSWRLLTALKLLCLEAEKFPCWKKVLLGEVVSDANEKTSLDVAQKICHHLLEESSAMLQRVSHMKDEKVSLVSQLALVETLWREELKVLQASAETLASVHTTYLASPKRLGSPPVVGVT
- the Setd4 gene encoding SET domain-containing protein 4 isoform X2, with amino-acid sequence MQKGRGRTSRIRRRKHLRSSESRGVNESYKSEFIELKKWLKNRKFEDRNLTPARFPGTGRGLMSRTPLREGQMIISLPESCLLTTETVIRSYLGVYITKWKPRPSPLLALCTFLVSERHAGDRSLWKPYLQILPKTYTCAVCLEPEVVNLLPKVLKAKTEEQRAHVQKLFTSSRDFFSSLQPLFAEPIDSIFSYSALLWAWCTVNTRAVYLRPRKQECLSAEPDTCALAPYLDLLNHSPHVQVKAAFNEKTRCYEIRTASGCRKHEEVFICYGPHDNQRLLLEYGFVSPCNPHACVYVSRDTLVKYLPSTDKQMNKKISILKDHGFIENLTFGWDGPSWRLLTALKLLCLEAEKLFLT